A region from the Chionomys nivalis chromosome 22, mChiNiv1.1, whole genome shotgun sequence genome encodes:
- the Il1f10 gene encoding interleukin-1 family member 10 — protein sequence MCSLPMARYYIIKDAHQKVLYTRNGQLLVGDPDSENCSAEKICILPNRGLDRSKVPIFLGIQGGSCCLACVETREGPSLKVEDVSIEDLYKGGEQTTRFTFFQRSLGSAFRLEAAAFPGWFLCGPVEPQQPVQLTKESDPSTRTEFYFEQSR from the exons AATCAAAGACGCGCATCAAAAGGTTTTGTACACACGGAATGGCCAGCTCCTCGTGGGAGACCCTGATTCAGAGAACTGCAGTGCAG AGAAGATCTGTATCCTTCCTAACCGAGGCCTGGACCGCTCCAAGGTGCCCATCTTCCTGGGGATCCAGGGAGGAAGTTGCTGCCTGGCATGTGTTGAGACAAGAGAGGGCCCTTCCCTGAAGGTGGAG GATGTGAGCATCGAGGACCTATACAAAGGCGGAGAGCAAACCACCCGCTTCACCTTCTTCCAGAGAAGCTTGGGCTCTGCATTCAGGCTCGAGGCTGCTGCTTTCCCTGGCTGGTTCCTCTGTGGCCCCGTTGAGCCCCAGCAGCCAGTGCAGCTTACCAAAGAGAGTGACCCCTCTACCCGTACTGAGTTCTACTTTGAACAGAGTCGATAA